AAGTTTGTCAAAATTATTCCACGTAATTCATaaattgataatataatatatttatatatttcttatacttCTGTAGGATTCGATTATTCTACCTTGAAATTATTTTTCTAGTGGAAGAGTTCGCTATTCCAGTTTGATATTTCAATACACTATAAATTATTCTCCAGTCGGACAAGAAAAGCACGAAAAAAAATAACATACACGAAAACTATGATTTACGAGAAGGTATTATTACAAGAAAGGTACATATaaagtatttattttataattaaaaatccaTCATTATTATTTACATCTATAatatagttaatttatttatatcgATTTTGCAATCATCGAAGCAGTGAGGActgaaaagtgaaattatgattttataatatGTGTTTTTAAACTTTGGCTATTTTACCTAAATGacccaaaaaataattatttacgtAAATGACATTGGTTCAAAAACAATCATCTAAATTATcagaaataaaacaataaaattagattaTGGGGACTAGATGGCCGGTACCactatttttcttattaaaaaatattttttagggttttgaatACTAGATGGACGACacttatgtatttttttcaaaCCGTATCAtattagtatatttttatattggtatttaaaaaataattttggagtGCTGACACACTGATGGCCGACACCTATTTATCTgattaaaaaaagatattttgggcttaatatTGCGATATTCCCATCCCCTTCTGTTGGGTCAGCGTAGGCCTTTGTTGGCTTGCACCTAAAGGTGTGCATGGGCAGGGCCAGGTTCAGAaaaatttttaggcccattttctagGCTCGGGCTCCACCCGGCTAGACTCggctcgaaatatgggcctaaaaatttatcCAAGCCCAGTCTGGCTAGGcccatattaaaattttctagcttatttcattaaataacaaaatttaaatataataaatcaaatacatttaaaaacaaaaaacaaatattaaaacaagaaacaaataacAATTGAGACTAAAACAATCTTTAAAACAATAcacaatttgaaaatataataaaaaagtggttatattaaagttgaaaataaaatgtaaatatgattaaaaataataaaaataatatatatttagtatataattcggGTCAGGCCTGGGCCAAGAAAGTTTTACCCGAGGCCctgcccattttctaaacgggcctcatttttttgcccaaacccatatttcgggcctatgtTTTTACCAGAACTCTCCTATTTATTTGGGCAaaccttcgggccgggccgggtagcCCGGCCCATGCATACCTCTACTTGCACCTGACAtgcccaaaaaatattttttaatcagATAAAGGGGTGCCGGTCGTCAGTGTGCTAGCACCCCAAAAATTttgctttttttaattattgatataaatatataccaataTGATAcggtttgaaaaaaaatacatgggtGTTAGCCGTCTAGTGTCTAAAatcccaaaaattattttttaacagaaaaataaTGATGCCGACCATCTAATCCCATAACCTAATTTTACTGTTTATTTTAACTCATTTAGGTGATTGTTTTTTAATAAGGatcatttatataaataattatttttttggggtCATTGGGGTAAAATAGCCATATTCACACAAAtaacattttataatattatactattacttacaaaatataatttatttaaagtattatttaaattaaatatattatataatttttttcttaattttataaataaacgcGTAAATTCAAGTGTAACGCACGAGGCCAAAAAAACTAATTACTATAATAAATTAGAGGAATTAACATTTTTACAAGTCTTtatttcaaccatatttttaagatgtcaaattaaaaaatttatgggacaatttttttatttataaataagtatattattatttttataatatataacataaacATGTAAATAAGTTATGTCTATATTTTTTAAtcataatttgtttataaataaatatattgcaattcttttaatattttacaggtaaattatattttataatatagtttgaacataattttagaaaaaaaataaactttaaataatataatttttgttcCAACTTTACGAAATTTACAtggattattttttataatatctttaattttttttccacaaATATTCCAAACACTAGTATGTATATTCATGTATGAAAATCTCTATTCCTCcttaaaataccaaaaataaaaaaaatataaaatggaaTAATGCTCTGTAAATTGGTTTTGGGCCCCGGCCTTTATGGTGGGCACAAATCccgatatatatatttttgttttcccgcttaatcaatttttttgaaaatttcattccCCCTTTGATTTTGGAGCCACTCCATTTATTATTAAACCCTTCATTTTCCCCCATTCCTTTTTATTTCTCTCCTACTTCCCAAAACCCTTTCCTACATTTCCCGCCGTCCAAATCAGCTCAATTCCTCACTTCGGATTCGGCGCCAGTTCGGCCATCGTTGTTTATCCGGCTCTCTGAACAATCATCGCCGACTGGTCAGAATCCATAAAAGTACCTTTGTTTCTGGTCAAGGGTTTCTTTTCTCTCGTTCAAACCGATAATGCCGAGCACGCGAAGAGCTTCTAATCCTATGAAGGACACTGATTCGACCAAGAATCCGACTCGCTCGAGCCAGCGTAATCGAAAGACAGTGTTGGAGCCGGAAAATGATGAAGTCGTCGTTGTCAGTGAAGGAGAGAACAGTGAAGTCTCTCGTGGTGGTAAGCGGAAGGAAAGCTCTGCCTCTGGAGCGGTCAACACCGCTAAGAAGTCAAAACCAAGTGTAGCTAAAATGACGCCTTTGGAGACCGGGAATGGTGAAGCTATGGCCGTTGACGGCACTGAGAACGGCAGCAAAACGACACCAAAAAATTCGAAAAAGACGAAAAAGGATGTAGCTGTTAATGAAGACGAGGAGGAAACAAAGTTTTTAGGGGAACCTGTTGATGACGAGGAAGCCAGACGCCGATGGCCAAAACGCTATCAAGGAAAGGTGTACATATCATATCCTTTTATTTTCTGGGAAAAAAAGTTTAATCTTTTGAAAGTTCTCTTAAAGTCATAAATTTTCGTAAATCACGCAATAGAATTTTGAGTAGTCCTtttcttttacctttttattGATATTTACTACTTTTGTCATTAGGGAGCAAAAAAGGTTATTTCAAAGAGTTCGAATGGgtaagtaaatattttttttcccatAAATCAATTTCACTTAAACTAATTACTTACATTGCAtctattgtttaattgaattagtGGGTGTTTGTTATCGTTTTCaacgatttttatatttatttaagctttcaagttttttttccccttttcaatttagcatttttttgttaaaatgactAAGAGCTCGGTTAGTATCTTAGAAATCGTTTTTGAAAAatgtaaatgaattttttttttaaatccatcaTCCGGCATTTTAGTTTGGGGCTAAAAGGATTTTGATAACAGCCTTCTAATTAGTATTGCTTTTGCTATGGAATAAGTGTATTTAGATAGTAAAAAGGAATGCTAAATACATATGATGTAATGAGTTTAAAGGGGCTAAGGTTTGGATTCTGAGTTCAACATTACATAAGATCAACGTAGAAGCATTTGACTGTTTTGGTTGAACAATAacgaataaaaaaaaagtgaataatAACTTTTTTCccaacattttatatttttgttaaggATCAAATAAACCCTTTGTTGTAGTTTTAAAGATGTGCAACCTTAATTTTCCAATTTATTTGGTACAGTGACTCTGAAGAGATCATTCAAGCTCGACGGCACTATACCCAGGCAAAAGTGGATGGTTGTATGATATTTAATCTTTATGATGATGCTCATGTCAAAGTCAGTATTACTTTCTCATCTATTATTTTGTCCTTATATTTTCTTTTACCATATTTAAGATCATATTAGtcttgtttatttgtttcatatTGATCTTTTGCATTTGCTTGATTGGTACTTAAACATTcagtcattatatttttatatatttttattcatttgattGTTTACAAACCTTCTCAAATTTATCATCCCCTGAATTGGATATTGTTTAGACTTTGTTAGAATGAATGTTTTTCTCTACATGAAAATACACAATATGCTTGATGTTATTCAATAACTGATTTACAGTACATATTTAGGATTTCTAGCACTAAGTATTCTGGATCCTCTCTGATAAGCAGGGAGgaatttgagtaaatgctctatGGATTTAGTCATAGTGGtaactaattatattatttttgttttgtatatatataggcTGAAGATGGAGAAGATTGCTATATATGTAAAATTGTTGAGATGTTTGAAGCAGTTGATGGAGATTTGTACTTTACAGCTCAATGGTTTTACAGGGCTCAAGACACAGTAAGATGATTCTTTTGTACTATTTGCATTAGTTTTAAACCTTTTAATTTGACGTTAAATATCATTCCTTTTGCAGGTACTGAAAACGTTAGGCCACCTTATTGACAAGAAGCGTGTATTCTTTTCACAAATTGAAGACGACAATCCCTTGGATTGTCTTGTTGCAAAGCTTAACATTGCAAAAGTATCTTTGAACGTACGTTTTCCGTTTCTTGCACTTCATTTTATTGTCTTTCACTGTTTCACCATGCTGTATAAATATTATGGTTTTTTAGGTTGATTTGGAGGCAAAGAATAAAGAGATTCCAAGTTGTGATTATTATTGTGACATGTTATACAAACTGGAATATTCGTCTTTCACTAACTTGCCGCCAGGTAGCTGTTATTCCTCTGATTTGCTACCCCTTTTTTTGAGTGTACGTCAATGGACatttaaaatttactaatttgctTCAACTTCTAATAATTTCTTTTCTTAATCATAGAAGGGAAAACAAATGCTAGCGAAGAAGCTTCATCTACAATTTCTGATGACAGCCCAGATATAGTAAATGGAGCTAACAGTGGTTCCGAGGATGCTTCATTGCTGGACCTGTATTCTGGTTGTGGAGCAATGTCAACCGGCTTGTGCCTTGGGGCAAATATGGCCGGATTAAGGCTAGTGACTGTGAGTTAGTTTACAAGATTTAAATAATTATGCGTTTTAAGTTTTTTGTATTTTGTAAATTCTTATAAATTTAGTTATTTATTGGGTTTTTGTTGAATGAGTTTAGAAATGGGCTGTGGATATCAATAAATATGCTTGTGAAAGTCTCCAATGGAATCATCCGGAAACAAcggtaaaatttatttataattcattttgttatttattgttgttgttgttgtttaaatcatgtaataaccTTGGTGCAATACTCGGTTTCTCAGGTCAGGAATGAATCTGCTGAAGATTTTTTAGCATTATTAAAAGAATGGGAACGGCTGTGTGCTTCATTTTCATTGTCAAAATCTGAGAATTTGGAGAGGCAGTCATTCAATTCAAATGCAAATGAAGATAATGTAAATgatgaagaggaagaggaagaggaagaggacgAGGAAGATGAAAATGAAGATGGTGATGGTGAAGtgtttgaagtagagaaatttctTGCTATATGTTACGGTGATCCGAAAGAGAAAGGGGAACGTGGGTTGTACTTAAAGGTATTTGAGCTTTATAACCTTGATGTTTATTGGCCTGTAATAGCTCTATTAATCTCATGTGGCcaattgttttttcttctttcatttatTCTCTTTAGAACGTTGTTTTGAAATCCTAGCTTCGGAACTAATTTTACAACTTCAATTCTAGCACTGATTTTTTAGCTTTATGTTTCGCGCGCTAGCTTTGTTCTTTTTACTTTGGGGAACTCCACCATGACTTCTATCCCCTTTTGTAGGTTCGTTGGAAGAATTATGGGCCAGAAGAAGATACATGGGAACCTTTGGATGGATTGGGGTATTTCAACTGTATTTATGATTGATTATTTCGTACTTAAATATGCAAACTTGTCTTTAACAGTATCTTCCTTTTAACAGTGATTGTCAAGAATGCTTGAAGGATTTTGTTACAAGTGGCTTCAAAGCAAAAATTCTGCCCTTACCTGTAAGTTTCTCTTGTACTTTCTTATGTtgctttttaaaaaatgtttttgtttAAATGATATTCATACATAATTTATGctgtattatttctttattttgtttgaattacTCATGTTTAACATATTTGGGTACGGGTTATAGATATGATCTTTCATTAACTtttcaaatatatagaaaaaaattttaaaaaaaatgtatatacatatgtataaacCCAAATCTGAATTATATATAACCTATAACATTAGCCCTTGCTTTTTCTCACAACAAGGTAGCGTCTCTAGGGAAGGACAAGATAATTATAAAATCGTAGAGTATTTCCTGAATTCACAACATAAATTTGCCTTGTTTTTGTTATAATCACAAATTCTTAGTATGTTCTGTATTTTTTTCCAATGCCTAAAGGGTGATGTTGATGTGATTTGTGGAGGGCCTCCATGCCAAGGTATCAGTGGCTTTAATAGGTTTAGAAACAAGGATAACCCTTTGCAAGATGAAAAGAACAAGCAACTTCAGGTTTTCATGGAGATGGTGGAGTACTTGAAGCCAAAGTTTGTTTTGATGGAGAATGTTGTTGACATTGTAAAGTTTGCAGAGGGATATCTTGGACGATATGCTTTGAGTAAGCTAATTCATTTAAATTACCAAGTCCGAATGGGAATGATGGCAGCTGGTGCTTATGGTCTTCCCCAATTTCGTATGCGTGCTTTCTTTTGGGGTGCTCGTCCTAATCAAGTGAGTTTTTTTCCTGTGAATACAAAACATTGTAACTCTTGAATCATTGACGTTGTGTTATAATTAACCTTTTGGAATATGTTGATCTTGTGTTGATTAAGTTTTTCACTAATAAATTCTTAACACTGTTCTCAGAAATTGCCACAATATCCACTTCCTACACATGATCTTGTCCTAAGAGGTGTCATACCTGTTGAGTTTGAGGTACCAAAACctttctttgattttaatttttaaatgcttCTATATTCTCACAATACTTAGTAAATTGCAGATGAACACTGTAGGCTGGGAAGAAGGTAAAAAAATAGAGTTGGAAAAGAAACTTCTACTAGAAGATGCCATTTCTGACCTTCCATCAGTATGTTTTAAGATTACTTGAAGATTTTCCCTCCTTTTTTCACTGCTTGGCTAGTTCATTTATCAGTTACATGTACCTTTATGTAACTCAATTATTCTTATAGGTTGGAAATTATGAGGATAAAGATGAAATGGACTATGACAAAGATCCTAAAACAGAGTTTCAAAGATTCATCAGGTTAAGAAGAGAGGGTATGTATACTTTTCATATTTGCTAATTATTTATATTCATTCTCTGAAGTCCATGttaatgaaattgttttggatgGGCGTTTTTCAAGTGTGTCCgacatgaatattttatgatcGATTTCTTTGTCTTGTAGAGATGCCTGGTTTTTCGTCATTAAATGCAAAACCAACAAAACATTTGCTCTACGATCATCGTCCACTTCAACTCAACACGGATGATTACCAACGTGTTTGCCGGGTTCCCAAAAGGAAGGTACATCATTTCTCCCCATCTCAACCCAATCGGCTTTGTGTTCTGCTAGATGCTTCTTCACTTGCTAATTTCTTTCATCTTATTTCTCATTTTATCAACTTTAGGGAGCAAATTTTAGAGACTTTCCAGGTGTTATAGTTAATAGTGGCAATAAAGTTGAGTGGGATCCTAACGTTGAGAGGGTTTATTTGGAATCCGGAAAACCATTGGTACTctttttcattttgttctttttgatattCTTCTTAATCTGCTTCCATTAAGGTGCACTTCATAACATTTTTATGAAAACAATTACAGGTCCCTGATTATGCCATGTCTTTTGTCGGCGGCTCATCAAGCAAGTGAGTATTTTGTCTGTCACACGTCTCTGATAATAAGAAAGAAACTTTTGGATCACGTAACCTTACTGTTATGAGATTTTGTAGACCATTTGCTCGTCTATGGTGGGATGAAACTGTACCCACAGTGGTCACTAGGGCAGAGCCTCATAATCAGGTTATAATTTATCCACACATTATACGTTATagtgttttagtttattttcatattttaatttttgtaactaTATGTGTTTTTGTACCATAGCATTCATGACTTGCAATGATCTGGTATGTCTTTGATAGGCGATATTGCATCCTGTACAAGACCGAGTTCTCTCAATTCGCGAGAACGCAAGGTTGCAAGGCTTCCCTGATTACTACAAGCTTTTTGGCCCCGTCAAGGAAAGGTACTTGTATAAGCGATGCCTTTTTCCAATTATGTTGTTTTGATCACGTCCTTTTGCAATTATTTGGTTTCAAGCAATGTTGTTTAAATCAGATCAATCAATTGTATTTGTTGAATGAGAACCGGTTGGAGTTCTAGTTCAAAAAAAAAGGGCTAGGTTGGATGATCCATGAAACACTGAGAATAGATTTAACCAagtatgtttaaaaaataataatgaatttttagtaattttttaatttgaattgattGAATCAAGAGTCAATGATTTAAATGGTTGAATTATTAGTTTGGTTTTGTaaacttttctttcatcttttaggttttgttttaaaaattaaaattgttatcAAATTGATCATGTCATTGGTTTTTACCTTTCAGTTTGATTGTCGGTTCAatgagaattaaataaataattaaaaatttaaatatatatgaattggTTCAACTGctttttcttaatatatatatatcggtTTTAGGTTTCTTACGAGTGGTTTTTCTAGAAATATGTTCAATCTTTTGTTTGGATGGTTCCAACAACAGTGCTTTCAAGCATGAAAACCAACATTCATTGTCTTTCCTCCGGTTTAAGTACACTCTACAATTAGTGATAGAGATCAGTCTTGTATCTTGGCTATTTTTCATATCATATTCTagtttaaccaaaatttaatatttagtgtTGCAAAATTGAGTCATATTATGATAATCTGTTTGGCGTGACCTATGTATAATAGGTACATTCAAGTTGGAAATGCTGTAGCAGTGCCAGTTTCAAGGGCATTAGGGTATGCCCTGGGATTAGCTTACCAAGGTGTAGTTTCAAATGATGAACCATTAACGAAACTTCCTCCAAGATTCCCTAACATATCTGAGAAAGCTTCTTCGGATTCATCTCAAGATAATTCTTAAACTTCCTCTTTTTTCTTCAGTCTAAATAATATTAGTCAATGGAATTGTGtattactttttagattttggaACTCTTAAGAGTAACTAAAACCTAGTTTAATGTTCTTCATTCGAGCCCTTGTTGTACTACTACTTGTTGTCGgtgctaatatttttttaattgagttttaatGGTTAAAACCCGTAAGGTAAACTAGTTACTCAATTGTTAgtatgtttttattttggtcctctAAATGTATTGCTAATAAGGTAACTATTAGTTTACATTTTTTGTATTGCACTTATTTGAGTAGAATTTGAGTTGAAATGATATATGCATGTATTAAgtttgtcaaaaagtaatggatAAATTTATTAGTGATTATAAGACTTGATGTTAAAATGTGTCTTATGAAATATTTGATTAGGCACATTATACTATAGTGTCTTATAATCACCAATAAATTTATCCATTCCCTTTTGACAAACTTAATCCGTTCATTTAACATATTGTCTTGTAATATCGTGTTTATATAAATTGTGCAATGGTATGGGGATTATGGAATTGATGTTTATATACGTGTATTATTGCATGATGTTCATATGGTGTGATGAGGCTATTTGATATATGAGTATTATCATTCCTCATTTGATTTCTAACATACTGTGCTATTGTAGAGTGTGCCATATCatttaagtaaataatgaaaGATGAATTAAAGGTTAGTATAACGACTTTTGATTGGGGAAGGAAGAAATGTGAAGTCAACATTGGTTATAAGTTGGCAACTGTAAGCTAAAACAGGCGGCTTGAAAGGCAAGTGAGGCTTACTTGAGTTAGAAGGTAGTAGTATGATGCTAATGCATGTTATATTTTGCATGAGGAAGTCTAGATGTGTTTAGAAGTGAATTGATGATGTTTTAATCGCTTTGATTGGATGATTTAAATGTGTTTTGAGGTTGCCTCTTACTTATATAAAGTTTTTGATATCgatccaaattaatttttaaattagattttttgaCGGTCAATGTATCATAGTTGTTGGTATTGATATCTTGTCTTAAATTGATGAACTATTGTCACAtgtggaaaaataaatttggttaATGAGTATGAGTTTAGagaatgattaaaaataatttagttagagttattaaatgatgaatagaaGTCTATAATAGTTGAAGAGGTATTGATGATATATAAATTGATTCTTTTTCTACTGGTACACACAAAAATAGTATATTAGATGGtagtaaaactaaaaaaaaaaaaagtgttgatGCAAATAGACAGTATGAAAGCTATTGAAGTTATTTAAAATTTGGATTCAACACCCTTGAAATTAATGATAATTAGGTGTATTCACTATCTCTTGAAGAATGTTAAAATTGGGTACTTGAATACATTTTTAAAGAAGAATCAAATGATTAAAATAGCTTTCAATAGAAAAGAAGGGTTGCATATGTTCACAGTTAATTTCTTTAGTATAATTTAAGtagttgtaaaaaaaaaaaacaatatacaTAAGAAGGAAAAAGTTCTAAGAGGGAATATTGATTTATGAAGTTGTttcttttaatcaattttaatgattgagtctactttcatattagtaaatttagaattaaaattacaattaaattaaattggttGATTGGAtggattaatttaaatatttttaataacttatttAAGAATAAACATTGAATTGAAAACTATTTAATTTGATGAACCATTagctaaaacatcaaaatcttccaaatttgattaaagaaataaaagtttAGTCTTttcgaaaataaatcaaatactaaAGAAAAGCCTCGAAAACAAAAGAGCTACCTTTCTCAAAGTATCCATTCCATATGGAAGCGCCAAGAGCAACATATGAAGACGACGACTCATCGGAATCCAACTCCGACCACTCTCCTAAGTTGTCTCTTCCCACCAATTCCAATCCCCAAACGGAGGAGATGCTGTCGTCTCCTCTCCCTCCGCCTCCTGTTTCTCTCCTCCACCCTCCCAATTCCCTTTGTAATTCAAACTACAACAAATTTCCCATAACTTTACTAAAATGTTTTACTCTTTTTGCtcatcaaatatttttttcttgatAACGAAGAAAGGATCTTTCGATTACTTACAAAGTGGTCAGCCCAGTAGAGTGAGAAGCTTCCCTCACGTCGAAGGCAACTATGCTTTGCACATTTACATTCCGGATACTTTTTTTGAATGGCCACAGTTCTTTATCaataatattgaattgaatgaattgcctttttttttatttactctgTTAATTATTTCAGTTTTTATACAGTCTATATCAAAGAAAGAGATGGGTCAATTTTTGAAGAGAGTTTCATCCGTGGTTCCCAATCTCCATGTTGTGGATATTGATGTTCCATTGGATACACTGTGTAAAGAAGAGCATAAACTTGAACAAGTGGCACTAGGAAGGGAATTCCATATAAGTTTAGGAAGGACAGTTCCTATTAGAGTTCACC
The Gossypium hirsutum isolate 1008001.06 chromosome A07, Gossypium_hirsutum_v2.1, whole genome shotgun sequence genome window above contains:
- the LOC107938020 gene encoding U6 snRNA phosphodiesterase isoform X1, whose translation is MFYSFCSSNIFFLITKKGSFDYLQSGQPSRVRSFPHVEGNYALHIYIPDTFFEWPQFFINNIELNELPFFLFTLLIISVFIQSISKKEMGQFLKRVSSVVPNLHVVDIDVPLDTLCKEEHKLEQVALGREFHISLGRTVPIRVHQIDSIVTMLCQKLQFQKRYWIDFNKWEVFINDDRTRTFLSLEVVTGGLPEITKQIQAVNEVYKLHNLPEFYKDPRPHISLAWALGHVSGSFKKVVEQETKSSGFRGSLQSRICTSKVGGIECKIGNRTHIICKSPNQ
- the LOC107938020 gene encoding U6 snRNA phosphodiesterase isoform X2 — translated: MFYSFCSSNIFFLITKKGSFDYLQSGQPSRVRSFPHVEGNYALHIYIPDTFFEWPQFFINNIELNELPFFLFTLLIISVFIQSISKKEMGQFLKRVSSVVPNLHVVDIDVPLDTLCKEEHKLEQVALGREFHISLGRTVPIRVHQIDSIVTMLCQKLQFQKRYWIDFNKWEVFINDDRTRTFLSLEVVTGGLPEITKQIQAVNEVYKLHNLPEFYKDPRPHISLAWALGHVSGSFKKVVEQETKSSGFRGSLQSRICTSKVGGIECKIGHHGPS
- the LOC107938019 gene encoding DNA (cytosine-5)-methyltransferase CMT3 isoform X1, translated to MPSTRRASNPMKDTDSTKNPTRSSQRNRKTVLEPENDEVVVVSEGENSEVSRGGKRKESSASGAVNTAKKSKPSVAKMTPLETGNGEAMAVDGTENGSKTTPKNSKKTKKDVAVNEDEEETKFLGEPVDDEEARRRWPKRYQGKGAKKVISKSSNGDSEEIIQARRHYTQAKVDGCMIFNLYDDAHVKAEDGEDCYICKIVEMFEAVDGDLYFTAQWFYRAQDTVLKTLGHLIDKKRVFFSQIEDDNPLDCLVAKLNIAKVSLNVDLEAKNKEIPSCDYYCDMLYKLEYSSFTNLPPEGKTNASEEASSTISDDSPDIVNGANSGSEDASLLDLYSGCGAMSTGLCLGANMAGLRLVTKWAVDINKYACESLQWNHPETTVRNESAEDFLALLKEWERLCASFSLSKSENLERQSFNSNANEDNVNDEEEEEEEEDEEDENEDGDGEVFEVEKFLAICYGDPKEKGERGLYLKVRWKNYGPEEDTWEPLDGLGDCQECLKDFVTSGFKAKILPLPGDVDVICGGPPCQGISGFNRFRNKDNPLQDEKNKQLQVFMEMVEYLKPKFVLMENVVDIVKFAEGYLGRYALSKLIHLNYQVRMGMMAAGAYGLPQFRMRAFFWGARPNQKLPQYPLPTHDLVLRGVIPVEFEMNTVGWEEGKKIELEKKLLLEDAISDLPSVGNYEDKDEMDYDKDPKTEFQRFIRLRREEMPGFSSLNAKPTKHLLYDHRPLQLNTDDYQRVCRVPKRKGANFRDFPGVIVNSGNKVEWDPNVERVYLESGKPLVPDYAMSFVGGSSSKPFARLWWDETVPTVVTRAEPHNQAILHPVQDRVLSIRENARLQGFPDYYKLFGPVKERYIQVGNAVAVPVSRALGYALGLAYQGVVSNDEPLTKLPPRFPNISEKASSDSSQDNS
- the LOC107938019 gene encoding DNA (cytosine-5)-methyltransferase CMT3 isoform X2, which translates into the protein MPSTRRASNPMKDTDSTKNPTRSSQRNRKTVLEPENDEVVVVSEGENSEVSRGGKRKESSASGAVNTAKKSKPSVAKMTPLETGNGEAMAVDGTENGSKTTPKNSKKTKKDVAVNEDEEETKFLGEPVDDEEARRRWPKRYQGKGAKKVISKSSNGDSEEIIQARRHYTQAKVDGCMIFNLYDDAHVKAEDGEDCYICKIVEMFEAVDGDLYFTAQWFYRAQDTVLKTLGHLIDKKRVFFSQIEDDNPLDCLVAKLNIAKVSLNVDLEAKNKEIPSCDYYCDMLYKLEYSSFTNLPPGKTNASEEASSTISDDSPDIVNGANSGSEDASLLDLYSGCGAMSTGLCLGANMAGLRLVTKWAVDINKYACESLQWNHPETTVRNESAEDFLALLKEWERLCASFSLSKSENLERQSFNSNANEDNVNDEEEEEEEEDEEDENEDGDGEVFEVEKFLAICYGDPKEKGERGLYLKVRWKNYGPEEDTWEPLDGLGDCQECLKDFVTSGFKAKILPLPGDVDVICGGPPCQGISGFNRFRNKDNPLQDEKNKQLQVFMEMVEYLKPKFVLMENVVDIVKFAEGYLGRYALSKLIHLNYQVRMGMMAAGAYGLPQFRMRAFFWGARPNQKLPQYPLPTHDLVLRGVIPVEFEMNTVGWEEGKKIELEKKLLLEDAISDLPSVGNYEDKDEMDYDKDPKTEFQRFIRLRREEMPGFSSLNAKPTKHLLYDHRPLQLNTDDYQRVCRVPKRKGANFRDFPGVIVNSGNKVEWDPNVERVYLESGKPLVPDYAMSFVGGSSSKPFARLWWDETVPTVVTRAEPHNQAILHPVQDRVLSIRENARLQGFPDYYKLFGPVKERYIQVGNAVAVPVSRALGYALGLAYQGVVSNDEPLTKLPPRFPNISEKASSDSSQDNS